From the genome of Sinanaerobacter sp. ZZT-01:
GACACCGATGTTTCTTTTTGATATAATGTTTTTAAATGGAGGAGTAAATTCATATGAATATTGACATTTTACGAAACATTTCATTATTTTCAGCTGTAAAGGAATCTAATTTAGAAAAACTAATAGCAGGTAATCATATTTATCAAAAACACTATATGAAAGGTGCAACCGTTCATAATGCAAATGAAACTTGCCGTACATTAGATATTGTATTGTCAGGAAGTTTGGTTGCGTATTCTTTATCAACGAACGGTTCAGCAACTACGATGTTTGAATTTAGTCAGGGAAGTGTGATAGGAGCAAATTTATTATTTGGTGACAACCACAGTTATCCTCTTACTATCTATTGTCTTATAGATTGTCAAATTATCCATATTGACATAAATGCTGTTTTGGAGTTTTTGCATGATTACAATTTTACATTGCATTATATAAAGTCAATCTCACAAAATTCACAAGGAATAAATCAGAAGATAGCAATGTTTACACAAAGAACACTTCGTGAAAATATTATGAATTATTTTAAACAGCAAACTATCATACAGAAATCTTCGGTAATTCTGCTTCCAATGAGTAAAAGACAACTGGCAGATTATTTTGGTGTACAAAGACCTTCTTTGTTCAGAGAAATGAAAAAATTAAAAGAGGAAGGTATTATTGAAATTAATAACCGTACAATCGCAATAAAAAAATATAAATACTAAATATTTAAAGGATGTTGTAAAATATAAAAGTCAAATTTAATCTTAAAGCAGAGCAACGGCAAACTAAACTTACTGTTACTCTGCTTCATTTTCTTATAAACACAATATAGTTCAAGTATAATCGATGATGCTACCTCTCCATATCCTGCTCTTTTAGATTTTGCTCCTGTATCCCACGAAAAGCCAACAAATCCTGATTAAAATCCTTTGTCTGCGGGGTCTGTATAAAGGTCTTGTACCCCAAATCCGCAAAGGTTTCAGCGGAGATTCCCGCCTGAATCTGTCCGTGGTTATGGGGCTGACCCTTGGCATCTTTGCCGTCCACATCGTTATCATAGCAAAACACAATCTCGACAATTTCTGGGTGGTGCTGCAAATAGCGGTAAAGAGCCTTATCTGACAGACATCCCTCGGCAACCCGATGATCCTCCCGCCAATCAATGCCGTGGAGCTTGCAGAGACTGGCGTGGCTCATAGCATCAATGGGGGCTTCAAATTCATATACACGGTTGGAACGCCCCTCCATGCAGAAACCATATGTCTTATCAGAGTTTTCTACATCCTGACGAAACTTACTGTCTGAGCTTGGCGCTCTGAGTGCACAGTACCGGGGCTTAGCTGTTTCGTCATAACCTACAAAGGCACAGTTATGGAATGTATAACCGTTTTTCTCAGTCCTTGCTCCATACACTTTCCCAGCCTCAATCATAGCGTAGACAATTTCCTTATCAATGCCACGAGTATGGGTCAAGTAGGCGATAGTACGGTCAAAACTCTTGTCCTTGGGCGGCAGTACCAGTTCGCCCTTGGGACCTTTTTCAATAGGTGGCACCAAGGAAGTCGTTCCCTCATAGGCACGGCAGCCCAAAATCAGTTCTGCCGCACTTTTGAAATCCGATGCACCCAAATATTCCTTTGCAAAATCCACGATATTACCCTTGGTCTGTGTAGAAAAACAGTAGTAGCCGCGCCCATGGTTAAACAGATACAGTCCGCCGCTGTTCTTCACATGAACGGTGTAGTTATCGCCTTTTTCAATCTGAAAACCATTTTCCACGGCGAAGTCAATGATATTGGTGTCAAAGACCTGCTTCATCTGCTCTTCCGTAAAGGGCATAGGCTTTGACGATGTACGCATGGGTTGTCACCTCCATTCCACGCAAAAGTGCCCCCTGAAAGCAGTTTCAATCCGCTTTCAGGGGGCACTTTTGTTATCTGGTATTTTGTTATCGTTCTAAATCATCTTTACCGCTATAGGCAGTATCCTCCGTCACATCGCTGCGGTGGTCGTCTACCGGAATCCATGTTCTGCGGGTATTTACCACTTCCGAAAGCAGTTCCACTCTCTCCCGAAGGGCAAAGCACAACGCATCGCAACGGGCAGTATCTATAAACACGGACCCGCGCATCAGCTCCCGTAGCTCCTCGTCAATATCATAAAGTGTGTTCAGGTTCAGCCACTCAAAAGAGCTTACCAGCTTGATCTGCTCCTCATGGTTGTTCTTAAAAGGCTTGCAGGACAGCTTAGCTTTCGAGCCAATCATAGAAATGGGCTTATCAAACCAAAGAGAAGTTCCGCTGTCAAATATGGGAGCCGTTCCAAGATATTCAAGGGTTTCCGCATTTCTCACCACACCGAAGTTATTCTGATGCCGGTCTTCATTAGCAATCAGGTAATCCAGCACCATCATCTGGTCGAGGGCTTCCTTCATACCAAGGATACCAAGCTTTTCGCAGCAATCAAGGTAATGCTGATAAATCGACACATGGTTCGGCTTTTTCTCCGTCTGCATCACATACCATGCCGAGATTAGTTCTGTCTGCGGTGTAATGAAGTCCTCGCATACACTGTAAGGATACTCATCCTCTGTAAGCAGGGTATATGGAACATGGGGAATTCCAAGCCGTTCCATAATTTTTCCAGCCATCACCTCGTTATATGGCTCCTGCTGAGTCGCACCGCTTCCGCCCTTAATCAGGCAGCGTTTCCCATCTATAATCTTCCACTTTTTCTTGAGCCAGCCGTCCGAAGTATTATCCGGGGACATCAGGCTCATATGGTCATTAGAGGAACCCTGTCCAAACAGGATATTTCCCACATCCTCCGAAAAAGGATTATCAAAGAAGTTGACCTGTGACCACTGAATGCCAGAATCAGCCGGACAGATCCAATACTGATCGGAAAGACTCAAACCAAGGCATTTTTCCAACAATTTTTGTGTTGTAGACAGATTCAGTTCTGTCAGTGCATTTTTGATTCCGGCACGGCTTGCAGGGATTGCTCGTCCACGCCACCATTCATTAAGTGCGCTGCGGTCTATCACACCTTTTTTCACCGGAATACCCAGCGGCACATGGGGTGCTTCATAGATATGGCCGATAGCAGAAATCGCGCTGGACGCTTCATCCAGCTCTATATCGGCTACCGAAATATTTTTGTGCATCAGTATATATCGTTTCATGCCATCTGCCATTTCATCATCTCCTGTTCTTAACTTAAAATTATACCAAATAAAGTCGTTCTTTTCAACGTAGTAATTATGAACTTTGCAGGACGATTATCGCTCTAATTCTTCCGCTTCCGACATTTCCGACATACTTTCCAATGTAGCTGTATGCATCTGAAAGGTGGAAAGCATCTCCCTGACAGCTTCTGGCAGACTGCTTTTCTCCACATGAATATCGCAGGGAATAGCTGCTGTATAGCCGTAATCATAGGGAATGAAGGTATCCTGAATATAGGCACGAATATGATCCGGCAATTCAGGATCACGTTGGGATAGGATGCCATACCCTGTCAGGAAATTGGTTTCATAATGTTCCCCGGAGGAAGTCAGGTCAAGCTCCAAAAGGACAATGCAAAGATTTTCTTTTTCTTTTGACTGCACCACGCCGGGGACCATAACATAATCGGTTAAGCCCTCCGTCAAGCAGTCCGTGCCATAGCACTGTATCATTGCCTTATATAGCAGATGCAATACTGCTTTGGCATAGTCTTTGTCCTGTGTGCCATAGGATGCCTGCAAACGGTCATAGTCAATGGTGGGAAGCACCTTTTGATTTAAGTGTTCCACATAAATACTGGTTTTATCGTGTTCCATACTTGCTCCTTATCGTTCAAAATCATTTTCGTCAGCTTCCGGCACAATCCCCAGCATTCGCAGAAATTCTTCTTTACTATCTGCATATCCAACTTCCATGGCAAAGCTGTGGGCTTCTGTATTAGAATAAAACTCCGGCTCATGAAAGTGGTTGCTGAAATAAGTAATCTGCTCATTGGAAAGGGAAGTATCGTTACCCTCTCCATCGTCAGTGCAGATGAAAAATGTGCCGCAGATAATGTCACCATTATCCATTCTTCGGTTTCCGGTTAGTCCATTCAGTTTGCCTTCGTCATTGCAGTAGAGGTGGCAGTTAAGCTCTGACAACGGTACAAACTCTATGCAGCCGCCTACCAGCTCCTGCATTGCCCTGTAATCATTTCTGACTGTGGAAACATAAGGATTCTTATGCGGCTCCACCACAAGCACCTGAATGCAGCCATCTGGGCATTTGTCATTTTCATTCTCGGCTTCCCTCAGAATATGAAAACTGTCCACATTGGGTACAAGCGCCAAAGTTCTTCCATTCTGCCATTTCATATGGAGCTGCCCCTGATCGTCCACGAATTTTATTTCGCCCGACAGGCCGTCCGGCATATCTCTCTCACCGTCCATATGGTCAAGTTGAATTTTAGTACCGACAGTATACTTTTTCTTAATCTGTTCTACCTGATATGGTTTTAAAAATCCTTCCATAATGCCTCCTTACTCAAAATAATATTCCACCGTGTAGGTGATGTTTGATTTGTTGTACATGCATGAATGGTTGGTATAATAATACATTTCCAGCTTGGAATAAGTGCCTGCGGTCAGTGTTCTGGTAAAGGAAATACCATTGCTTGTGGTTCCGTAGTCCAGCTGATCCCATGCACCTGTTTTGATATTGTAGCCACGCACTCTGCCATAATCCTGCCCACTGTGACCGGAAACGGGCGGTACGGTAAAGGTATACTGGGTAATGGTTGCACCATCAATACCGTTTTCCATAATAGTAGAATCAGGACCGGTCAGCATCATGCCGCCGGAGCCGTTGGAATCCATAACAAAAAATACAATCGCTGCCCATGGAGATTCTGCCCCGGTGCTGTCTACCGCCTTTACTCGTACCGTATGCTTGCCCAAAGCGTAAACGGCTGTTTCAGTGGGGCGTCCCTCCCAAACATAGGTAACGGCATCACCGTCTGGGTCGGTACTGCTTGCGGTGATGGTAACAGGCGTACCCGGTGCAACGCTGTTACCATTCGGCGTTCTTGTAATAACGGGTCTTGTGGGTGCGGAATTTGCCACTGTGAAAGTCACCTGTGACCAGTCGGAGATACCGCCGTAATTGTCCTTCGCTCTTACTTTGACTATATGAGTGCCTACGGCATAGTAATTATCACTTATCTTGCCCTCATACTCGTAGGTAATCACATCGCCATCGGGGTCGATGCTGTTTACGGTAAAGTTGACAAGGAACCTACCATCTTTCGCTGTCCTTGTTACATTCGCTGTAATAGTAGGCTTTGTAGGTGCGGTATTTACTACTGAAATGCTCTGCGTTGCGGTAAATACTCTGCCCAGCTTATCAGTAATGGTAGCGGTCAGCGTATAATTGCCGGATACATCCACATGAACCGTACCGCCACTGTTACCAAGTGTTCCCTTAAAATACTCAGAAACGGCAATATTCTGACCATCTTTGATAGCCGTCCATACGACGTTGTTATCGTTTAGATTGACTGTACTGCTCATATTCACAACAAAGTTCTGTCCGGTGCGAGCCACCTGCGGCATGGTGAAGTTGCAGTTATACAGCGGATAAATGCTGATTTTTTCTGTGTGGGTGAATACTCTTCCAAGGGCATCAAACATGGTGGCAGTCAAGCGATATTCGCCACTTTCGGTAAAACGGATTTTGCCGCCCTGTGCATTGAGCGTACCGCTGACAGCCTGCTCCAAAGGAATGGCTGTGCCGTTTTTCATCAGCGTCCATTCAATAGGAAGAACACCGATATTGCCCCTTGTTCTCACATCAATCTGCGTGTCAGTATATCCTGTTTCTGGCAATACAAAGGAAAGTTGAAGCACTGGCAAGACCTCAATTTTTCCACTATTAAAGCGAAATAACCTTCCTGTGGCATCGGTAACTCTTGCTTGCAAATCATAGACTCCTGCACGG
Proteins encoded in this window:
- a CDS encoding DUF3991 and TOPRIM domain-containing protein, with the translated sequence MRTSSKPMPFTEEQMKQVFDTNIIDFAVENGFQIEKGDNYTVHVKNSGGLYLFNHGRGYYCFSTQTKGNIVDFAKEYLGASDFKSAAELILGCRAYEGTTSLVPPIEKGPKGELVLPPKDKSFDRTIAYLTHTRGIDKEIVYAMIEAGKVYGARTEKNGYTFHNCAFVGYDETAKPRYCALRAPSSDSKFRQDVENSDKTYGFCMEGRSNRVYEFEAPIDAMSHASLCKLHGIDWREDHRVAEGCLSDKALYRYLQHHPEIVEIVFCYDNDVDGKDAKGQPHNHGQIQAGISAETFADLGYKTFIQTPQTKDFNQDLLAFRGIQEQNLKEQDMER
- a CDS encoding HipA domain-containing protein, whose translation is MADGMKRYILMHKNISVADIELDEASSAISAIGHIYEAPHVPLGIPVKKGVIDRSALNEWWRGRAIPASRAGIKNALTELNLSTTQKLLEKCLGLSLSDQYWICPADSGIQWSQVNFFDNPFSEDVGNILFGQGSSNDHMSLMSPDNTSDGWLKKKWKIIDGKRCLIKGGSGATQQEPYNEVMAGKIMERLGIPHVPYTLLTEDEYPYSVCEDFITPQTELISAWYVMQTEKKPNHVSIYQHYLDCCEKLGILGMKEALDQMMVLDYLIANEDRHQNNFGVVRNAETLEYLGTAPIFDSGTSLWFDKPISMIGSKAKLSCKPFKNNHEEQIKLVSSFEWLNLNTLYDIDEELRELMRGSVFIDTARCDALCFALRERVELLSEVVNTRRTWIPVDDHRSDVTEDTAYSGKDDLER
- a CDS encoding DUF3846 domain-containing protein, with translation MEGFLKPYQVEQIKKKYTVGTKIQLDHMDGERDMPDGLSGEIKFVDDQGQLHMKWQNGRTLALVPNVDSFHILREAENENDKCPDGCIQVLVVEPHKNPYVSTVRNDYRAMQELVGGCIEFVPLSELNCHLYCNDEGKLNGLTGNRRMDNGDIICGTFFICTDDGEGNDTSLSNEQITYFSNHFHEPEFYSNTEAHSFAMEVGYADSKEEFLRMLGIVPEADENDFER
- a CDS encoding Crp/Fnr family transcriptional regulator — encoded protein: MNIDILRNISLFSAVKESNLEKLIAGNHIYQKHYMKGATVHNANETCRTLDIVLSGSLVAYSLSTNGSATTMFEFSQGSVIGANLLFGDNHSYPLTIYCLIDCQIIHIDINAVLEFLHDYNFTLHYIKSISQNSQGINQKIAMFTQRTLRENIMNYFKQQTIIQKSSVILLPMSKRQLADYFGVQRPSLFREMKKLKEEGIIEINNRTIAIKKYKY